The following is a genomic window from Fusobacterium sp. SYSU M8D902.
TAGAGTCTATTTCCATCTAAGATCACTTTTGAAAAATCTACCTTGCTCTTAGCTTTATCCAATTGATCAGTAGTTGGAACAGCTCTTTCAGCCTTACTTCCAAAATCCCAAAGATCTAAAAGTGGACCTATGGTTATATCATACTTTTCATCAGATAACCCATATACACTCTTTAAATTTTGAAATATATATTTTCCCTCGTCATCTAAGATAATCTCCTTCTCCTCTCCAGAGTTAAGTTTATCTATAAGGCTTCCTTTTACCTTGCTATTAAATTTATTATCCAATCTCTCAATCTCATTAAATGCTAATTCAATAGCTCTCTTTGCCAATTTTTCATCTTCATCATATACGGTAATACTTATATAAGTTCCGAATAAAAAGCTATTTTTCTCTATCTTTTTAATCTCTTTTTTTCCGCAAGATAAAATAAAAATTGGCAATATTAAAATTGCCAATATTTTTTTCAACATAAATTATTCACCGACTTTTTCTTCTACTATCTCGTATCCAATCTTATCAGCCAAGATCTCTCTAAAAGCCTTTTTTACATCTGTATCTTTTTTGCTATACTTAGTTAAGATTGGTTCTCCCTTTCCTATCTGTCTAGCTCTTTGCCCACTTACAATAGTTAAAATATATTTATTTGGTATTTTCTCTAATAATTCATCATATATTATCTCTTTTTTCATAGTATATCTCCTATTAATTATTTTTATCCTCAATGATTTTTTTAAGTGCATTACAAGAATCTTCAACTGTATTATTGATTATAGTCATATCATAATCCTTTTCATACTCTAACTCTTTGATTGAGTTTTTTAATCTCAATTGAATAACTTCTTCACTATCTGTTTTTCTTCCTCTTAGTCTAGCTTCTAAGTCCTCTTTAGTAGGAGTTTTAAAGAAGATTAAATGTGCATCAGGATATTGGGCTTTAACTTGTAGTCCTCCTTGAACATCTATCTCTAATATTACATCTTCTCCAGCTAAAAGTCTACTTTCAACTTCTGACTTTAAAGTACCATAATAATTTCCGTGAACAGTAGCATACTCTAAAAATTCCCCATTTTTTTCCTTAGCTATAAACTCCTCTTTTGTTAAGAAATAGTAATCTCTACCATTTAATTCTCCCTCTCTAGGAGCTCTTGTTGTAGCTGAAGTAGCTAAGTTTATCCCAAGCATTTTACGTACCATTCTACAAATAGTAGATTTTCCAGCACCACTAGGACCAGATACTATATATAGATGTCCTTTTATTCCTCTACTCATTTTTATCTCCTCTCTCTATTCTCAATGATATTGTTTCTGGGTTAATCGCCGACATAATAACATGGTTGGAATCTGTTATTATGAGAGTTTTTGTTTTCTTACCTAAGGTTGCATCAATCAATCTATTCTGAGCTTTAGCTTCCTCTTTAAGTCTTTTACTTGGAGCAGAATCAGGGTTGACTATGGCTATTATCCTATTTTCCATAACCATATTCCCAAAACCTATATTTATTGGTTTCATCTCTCCTCCTACTCTATATTCATAGATTGTTCTCTAATTTTTTCAAGTTCGTTCTTACACTCTACAATTAATTTTGAAATATCATAAAGATTTGATTTAACACCAGTTGTATTAAGCTCTCTGTATATCTCTTGTAATATAAAATCTATTTTTTTACCTATTGGTTCACCTTTTATTAAAAGCTCTTTCTTCAATTGCTCCAGGTGACTATCCAATCTAGAAATCTCTTCTGAAATATCTGAACGATC
Proteins encoded in this region:
- the rpoZ gene encoding DNA-directed RNA polymerase subunit omega; its protein translation is MKKEIIYDELLEKIPNKYILTIVSGQRARQIGKGEPILTKYSKKDTDVKKAFREILADKIGYEIVEEKVGE
- the gmk gene encoding guanylate kinase codes for the protein MSRGIKGHLYIVSGPSGAGKSTICRMVRKMLGINLATSATTRAPREGELNGRDYYFLTKEEFIAKEKNGEFLEYATVHGNYYGTLKSEVESRLLAGEDVILEIDVQGGLQVKAQYPDAHLIFFKTPTKEDLEARLRGRKTDSEEVIQLRLKNSIKELEYEKDYDMTIINNTVEDSCNALKKIIEDKNN
- a CDS encoding DUF370 domain-containing protein — protein: MKPINIGFGNMVMENRIIAIVNPDSAPSKRLKEEAKAQNRLIDATLGKKTKTLIITDSNHVIMSAINPETISLRIERGDKNE